From Candidatus Thioglobus sp., the proteins below share one genomic window:
- the metG gene encoding methionine--tRNA ligase: MNSRKILVTSALPYANGEIHLGHLLEYIQTDIWVRFQKMMGHECHYVCADDAHGTPIMLKANELGITPEELIKGVSERHQADFKEFSIGFSQYHSTHSEENKEISAGIYNKLNDGGFIKTRTISQAFDPEKKMFLPDRFIRGECPKCGAKDQYGDNCEECGATYAPTELINAKSAVSGATPITKDSEHYFFDLPQFEDQLKAWTEAGHLQTEVSNKLAEWFEQGLQQWDISRDAPYFGFQIPGVENKYFYVWLDAPIGYMASFKKLCNEKGLDFDEYFNKDSKTELYHFIGKDIVYFHALFWPATLMGSNYRTPTAIYAHGFLTVNGQKMSKSRGTFIQARTYLESLNPECLRYYYAYKLSAKIDDIDLNLQDFKQRVNSDLVGKVVNIASRCSGFIVKKFDKTLSAYSIEPELYNEFVSQGEVIAKLYEARNYNQAMREIMKLADKANQYIDEHKPWQLIKEEGSEAQVHDVTSLALNLFRVLMTYLKPVLPDMAEQAEDFLNVDALNWSDIKHPLTKHKINRFKPLMSRIEDEQIEQVIEASKQTIIQQEPEQKEDDNMISIDDFTKIDLRIAKILKAEHVKGADKLLQLTLDIGEEKTRNVFAGIKAHYKPEDLEGRFTVMVANLAPRQMKFGLSEGMVLAAGDGKSLHILSPDSGAKAGMKIS, encoded by the coding sequence ATGAATTCAAGAAAAATTTTAGTTACCTCTGCACTACCTTATGCCAATGGTGAAATTCACCTTGGTCATCTACTTGAATATATCCAAACTGACATCTGGGTTCGCTTTCAAAAAATGATGGGTCATGAGTGTCATTATGTCTGTGCAGATGATGCACATGGCACACCAATTATGCTTAAAGCAAATGAGCTAGGTATTACCCCTGAGGAATTAATTAAAGGCGTAAGCGAGCGTCATCAAGCAGATTTTAAAGAATTTTCAATTGGCTTTAGTCAGTATCATTCAACGCATAGTGAGGAGAATAAAGAGATCTCAGCTGGCATTTACAATAAACTAAATGATGGCGGCTTTATTAAAACACGTACCATTTCTCAAGCGTTTGATCCTGAGAAAAAGATGTTCTTGCCAGATCGTTTTATTCGTGGTGAATGCCCTAAGTGTGGCGCAAAAGATCAGTATGGCGACAATTGCGAGGAGTGCGGCGCAACTTATGCTCCGACAGAACTTATTAATGCCAAATCAGCTGTCTCAGGCGCAACACCTATTACTAAAGATTCAGAACATTATTTCTTTGACCTTCCGCAGTTTGAAGATCAGCTTAAAGCTTGGACAGAGGCAGGGCACTTACAAACAGAAGTAAGCAATAAGCTTGCAGAATGGTTTGAGCAAGGCCTGCAACAATGGGATATTTCTCGCGATGCGCCGTACTTTGGTTTTCAAATTCCGGGCGTGGAGAATAAATATTTCTATGTATGGCTAGATGCACCAATTGGCTATATGGCTAGCTTTAAAAAGCTGTGTAATGAAAAAGGCTTGGATTTTGATGAATATTTCAACAAAGATTCTAAAACTGAGTTGTATCATTTCATTGGCAAAGATATTGTCTATTTTCATGCCCTGTTTTGGCCAGCGACCCTTATGGGATCAAACTATCGCACACCAACAGCGATTTATGCGCACGGATTCTTAACCGTTAATGGTCAGAAAATGAGTAAATCTCGTGGTACGTTTATTCAAGCAAGAACTTATTTAGAAAGCCTTAATCCTGAGTGCTTGCGTTATTATTACGCTTACAAACTCTCAGCTAAGATTGATGATATTGATCTTAATCTTCAAGACTTTAAGCAACGCGTAAATTCTGATTTAGTTGGTAAAGTGGTTAATATTGCTTCTCGATGCTCAGGGTTTATTGTCAAAAAGTTTGATAAAACTCTATCTGCTTATTCGATCGAGCCAGAGCTTTACAATGAATTTGTTAGCCAGGGTGAGGTAATTGCAAAGCTATATGAAGCCCGCAATTACAATCAAGCAATGCGCGAGATTATGAAACTGGCTGATAAAGCCAATCAATATATTGACGAGCACAAGCCTTGGCAATTAATCAAAGAAGAAGGTAGCGAGGCGCAGGTTCATGACGTCACCTCACTTGCGCTAAATTTATTTAGAGTTCTGATGACATACCTAAAGCCAGTTTTGCCTGATATGGCCGAACAAGCTGAAGATTTTTTAAATGTTGATGCACTTAATTGGAGCGATATTAAGCACCCATTAACTAAGCACAAAATCAATAGATTTAAGCCATTGATGTCACGCATCGAGGATGAGCAGATTGAGCAAGTAATTGAAGCCTCAAAACAAACAATCATTCAACAAGAGCCAGAGCAAAAAGAGGATGACAATATGATTAGCATTGATGATTTTACGAAAATAGATTTACGCATTGCCAAGATTTTAAAGGCCGAGCATGTTAAAGGCGCTGACAAATTATTACAGCTAACCCTTGATATTGGTGAAGAAAAAACTCGTAATGTATTTGCCGGCATTAAAGCGCACTATAAGCCAGAGGATTTAGAGGGTCGTTTTACCGTTATGGTAGCTAATTTGGCACCAAGACAAATGAAATTTGGCCTTTCTGAGGGTATGGTTCTAGCTGCGGGTGATGGTAAGTCATTACACATTTTATCGCCAGATTCTGGCGCTAAAGCTGGTATGAAAATTAGCTAA
- a CDS encoding M3 family metallopeptidase, whose protein sequence is MNLTPNFKPKNIVQSIESLAQKGLKVVAQAQKGVDWDDVITATDDFECELGRLTSVNSHLNAVMFTDEFNEQYEQTLPIITNFYSDISSNKALYTAYKNLKNTNLNKQQQYILQESIDGFELSGVGLEGEVSDRFKAIKELLSILSNTFSKHVLKSTNEWKKTVTLDMLKGYSEVELAKIQTDEGYELNLQVPVYMDVMTYLDNRELREEVYRAYVSRASELGITSSDYDNKSVMDEILTLRQEMASILGFENYAQLSIESKMVESVEQIIDFLMNLVKCSKSQAKAELDELTKFAGIELQPWDLGFYSEQLKEQKFGFKKSDLTPYFPEKKVLEGLFLTIERLYQVSVTSINETTYHPDVQVLEIKKQGQLIGKIYLDLYAREDKRGGAWMADYQPLTKADKPIAFVVCNLNSPSKGKPALFEFDEIVTIFHEFGHALHHVLTKVEYPCAAGISGVPWDGVELPSQYMEFFCYEKDVIKQMSEHIDTKKPLPDELYSKLIDSKNFQSAMGMLRQCEFSLWDLKTHLGAGDTYEVLKEVRKQTAIIPAIDENRFLNTFGHIFSGGYAAGYFSYKWAEVLAADAYYYVQENGGIGSRASLDFLHNILEKGGSQDFMVSYEAFRGKKPEINALLQSNGIAT, encoded by the coding sequence ATGAATCTCACGCCAAATTTCAAACCTAAAAATATTGTGCAATCTATTGAAAGTCTTGCACAAAAAGGACTTAAGGTTGTCGCACAAGCCCAGAAGGGGGTTGATTGGGATGATGTCATCACTGCTACAGATGATTTTGAGTGTGAACTAGGCAGATTAACCAGTGTTAACTCTCATTTAAATGCTGTTATGTTTACGGATGAGTTTAATGAGCAGTACGAGCAAACTTTACCCATTATTACTAATTTTTATTCAGATATTTCTAGCAATAAAGCACTATATACGGCTTACAAGAATCTTAAGAATACCAACCTAAATAAACAACAGCAGTATATTTTGCAAGAATCTATTGATGGATTTGAACTTTCTGGTGTGGGTTTAGAAGGGGAGGTATCTGATCGATTTAAGGCCATTAAAGAGCTCTTAAGTATTCTTAGTAATACTTTTTCAAAGCATGTATTAAAGTCTACCAATGAATGGAAAAAGACAGTTACCCTAGATATGTTAAAAGGTTATTCAGAGGTTGAACTGGCCAAAATTCAAACTGACGAGGGTTATGAGCTAAATTTACAAGTTCCTGTGTATATGGATGTGATGACTTATCTTGATAATCGTGAGTTGCGTGAAGAGGTTTATAGGGCATATGTGTCGCGTGCTTCTGAATTGGGCATTACATCAAGTGATTATGACAATAAATCCGTTATGGATGAAATCCTGACGCTAAGACAGGAAATGGCCAGCATTTTAGGGTTTGAGAATTATGCACAGCTTTCGATTGAATCAAAAATGGTGGAAAGTGTTGAACAGATTATTGATTTTTTAATGAATTTGGTTAAATGCTCAAAGTCACAAGCGAAAGCAGAACTTGATGAGCTAACTAAGTTTGCAGGGATTGAACTCCAGCCTTGGGATTTAGGCTTTTATAGTGAGCAACTAAAAGAGCAAAAGTTTGGCTTTAAAAAGTCAGATCTTACGCCATATTTTCCAGAGAAAAAAGTACTAGAAGGTTTGTTTTTAACGATTGAACGCTTGTATCAAGTGAGCGTTACATCAATCAATGAAACGACGTATCATCCAGATGTACAAGTATTAGAAATAAAAAAACAAGGTCAATTAATTGGTAAGATCTATTTAGATTTATATGCCAGAGAAGATAAACGCGGTGGTGCTTGGATGGCAGATTATCAACCTTTGACAAAGGCTGATAAGCCGATTGCATTTGTAGTATGTAATCTTAATTCGCCAAGTAAAGGCAAGCCAGCATTATTTGAATTTGATGAAATAGTAACCATTTTTCATGAGTTTGGTCATGCATTACATCATGTATTGACGAAGGTGGAATATCCTTGCGCAGCAGGTATTTCTGGCGTTCCTTGGGATGGGGTCGAATTACCTAGCCAATATATGGAATTCTTTTGCTATGAGAAAGATGTAATTAAGCAAATGTCTGAACATATTGATACGAAAAAACCTTTGCCTGATGAGTTATACAGCAAGCTGATTGACTCTAAAAATTTCCAATCTGCAATGGGTATGTTGCGTCAATGTGAGTTCTCACTATGGGATTTGAAAACACATCTTGGTGCGGGCGATACTTACGAAGTTTTAAAAGAGGTACGTAAGCAAACAGCGATTATTCCAGCTATAGATGAAAATAGATTTTTAAATACCTTTGGGCATATTTTTTCGGGCGGCTATGCGGCTGGCTACTTTAGCTATAAATGGGCTGAGGTTTTAGCAGCAGACGCATATTATTATGTGCAAGAAAATGGTGGTATCGGTTCTCGAGCATCTCTTGATTTCTTGCATAATATCTTAGAGAAGGGTGGAAGCCAGGACTTTATGGTTAGTTATGAAGCTTTTAGAGGTAAAAAACCAGAGATTAATGCTCTGTTACAATCAAATGGCATTGCGACTTAG
- the fabF gene encoding beta-ketoacyl-ACP synthase II — MNKRRVVITGMGIVSPVGNTVEESWKNILAGKSGINPLTNIDTEGQSVKFGGSVKNFEISDYLTPKEAKKMDTFIHYGMAAGIQAFEDCGIEVTEENSERIGIAIGAGIGGIGTIENTVDLFREKGARRISPFFVPSSIINMISGNLSIKYGLKGPNFAIVTACTTGTHNIGDASRLIEYGDADVMIAGGAEMSTTNCGLGGFAAARALSTRNDDPATASRPWDKDRDGFVLGDGAGVVVLEEYEHAKARGAKIYAEVTGYGMSGDAYHMTLPSKGGEGAARCMKNAMRNASVNADEIDYINAHGTSTPAGDQAETDAAKLALGDHAYNLVMSSTKSMTGHLLGAAGGIEAIFTALAIQDQVVPPTINIFNQDENCDLDYCANEARQMPIEHAISNSFGFGGTNGSILLSKI, encoded by the coding sequence ATGAACAAAAGAAGAGTTGTAATTACTGGTATGGGTATTGTGTCTCCTGTTGGGAATACGGTTGAAGAATCTTGGAAAAATATCTTAGCAGGAAAATCTGGTATCAACCCTTTGACAAATATTGACACCGAAGGCCAGTCAGTAAAATTTGGTGGCTCTGTTAAGAATTTTGAAATTTCTGATTATCTAACGCCTAAAGAAGCCAAAAAAATGGATACTTTTATTCATTATGGTATGGCTGCTGGCATTCAAGCCTTTGAAGATTGTGGCATTGAAGTTACAGAAGAAAACTCTGAGCGTATCGGTATAGCCATTGGTGCCGGTATTGGTGGCATAGGCACTATTGAAAATACTGTCGACCTCTTCAGAGAAAAGGGCGCTAGACGCATCTCTCCTTTCTTTGTCCCCTCTTCTATCATCAATATGATTTCTGGTAACTTATCTATTAAATATGGTCTTAAAGGTCCAAATTTTGCGATTGTTACCGCTTGTACAACAGGTACACATAATATTGGAGATGCATCGCGCTTAATAGAATATGGCGATGCTGATGTAATGATCGCTGGTGGTGCTGAAATGTCAACTACTAATTGTGGTTTAGGTGGTTTTGCTGCAGCACGCGCTCTATCAACTCGCAACGATGATCCAGCAACCGCCTCTCGCCCTTGGGATAAAGATCGTGATGGATTTGTTCTTGGTGATGGCGCAGGTGTTGTAGTTCTTGAAGAATATGAGCATGCTAAAGCACGTGGCGCTAAAATTTATGCTGAAGTTACTGGATATGGTATGAGTGGTGATGCCTATCATATGACATTACCCTCAAAAGGTGGTGAAGGTGCAGCGCGCTGTATGAAAAATGCCATGAGAAATGCAAGCGTCAATGCCGATGAAATTGACTACATCAATGCACATGGTACTTCTACTCCTGCTGGAGATCAAGCAGAAACAGATGCAGCTAAATTAGCTTTGGGTGATCACGCTTATAATTTAGTTATGAGCTCTACCAAATCCATGACTGGACACTTACTCGGAGCAGCAGGCGGCATTGAAGCTATTTTTACCGCTTTAGCCATTCAAGATCAAGTTGTGCCACCAACTATTAACATTTTCAACCAAGATGAAAATTGCGACCTAGATTATTGCGCCAATGAGGCAAGACAAATGCCAATTGAGCATGCCATATCCAATTCCTTTGGATTTGGCGGAACCAACGGCAGTATCTTACTTTCAAAAATATAA
- the acpP gene encoding acyl carrier protein, whose translation MSIEERVKKVVSEQLDVSGDIDNNASFIDDLGADSLDTVELVMSLEEEFDCEIPDDQAENITTVQQAIDYVNNNL comes from the coding sequence ATGAGCATCGAAGAAAGAGTTAAAAAAGTTGTATCTGAACAATTAGACGTAAGTGGTGATATTGATAACAACGCCTCATTTATTGATGATTTAGGTGCAGACTCTCTAGATACTGTTGAATTAGTAATGTCTCTTGAAGAGGAGTTTGACTGTGAGATTCCTGATGATCAGGCAGAAAACATTACAACGGTTCAGCAAGCAATTGATTACGTTAACAACAATTTGTAA
- the queC gene encoding 7-cyano-7-deazaguanine synthase QueC, which produces MSNTKKKAVILLSGGLDSTTTLAIAKSHGYNCFALSFDYGQKQKSELDAAARIAKEFNASEHRVMKISLSDIGGSALTDESIDVPDFVKSDEIPITYVPARNTILLSYALAWAEVLDCQNIFIGVNALDYSGYPDCRQEYIDAFETMANLATKQGVEGQKINIQTPLINLNKAQIIQQGVALGIDYANTTTCYQANAKGEACGVCDACEYRKLGFQEAKIADPTRYQT; this is translated from the coding sequence ATGTCTAATACCAAAAAAAAAGCTGTCATACTTTTATCTGGTGGGCTTGACTCCACTACAACACTCGCTATTGCAAAATCTCATGGCTATAATTGCTTCGCACTAAGCTTTGACTATGGTCAAAAACAAAAATCAGAATTAGACGCTGCTGCTAGAATCGCTAAAGAATTTAACGCATCAGAGCATCGAGTTATGAAGATATCTTTATCAGATATTGGTGGCTCTGCTTTAACAGATGAAAGCATTGATGTGCCTGATTTTGTAAAAAGTGATGAAATACCAATTACTTATGTACCAGCACGAAATACTATTCTCTTATCGTATGCACTTGCTTGGGCTGAAGTGCTTGATTGTCAAAATATCTTCATTGGTGTCAATGCATTAGACTATTCTGGTTATCCAGATTGCAGACAAGAGTACATTGATGCTTTTGAAACTATGGCAAACCTTGCTACTAAGCAAGGTGTTGAAGGGCAAAAAATTAACATACAAACCCCTTTAATAAATCTTAACAAAGCTCAGATTATTCAGCAAGGAGTAGCATTAGGCATTGATTATGCTAACACCACCACTTGTTATCAAGCTAACGCAAAGGGAGAAGCTTGCGGGGTTTGTGATGCTTGTGAATATCGAAAACTAGGCTTTCAAGAAGCAAAAATAGCCGACCCAACTCGCTATCAAACCTAA
- the parE gene encoding DNA topoisomerase IV subunit B yields the protein MSDYNSSSIEVLTGLEPVRKRPGMYTETERPNHLAQEVIDNSVDEAVAGHANKISVVLYKDGSLSVEDNGRGMPVDIHAGEGQSGVEVILTKLHAGGKFSNDSYQFSGGLHGVGISVVNALSTLVEIWIKRDAKEHYISFASGSKKTELEVIATVGKRNTGTKVKFTPDAQFFDMVKFSASKLRHNLRSKAVLCPGLEVNFYNEIDDTTDKWMYQEGLKDYLAMALDGLDNLPEKPFVVDFTSEEQQLNCSLAWTQYNTNVVAESYVNLIPTINGGTHVNGLRSGLTDALKEFCEFRDLIPKNIKLTPDDVWQRIAYVLSIKILDPQFSGQTKERLSSRECAAFVANVAKDAFSLWLNKHTDVAEQIAQLAILNAQTRLKTNKKIIRKKIVSGPALPGKLSDCTSTDLTQTEVFLVEGDSAGGSAKQARDKEYQAILPLRGKILNTWEVDSDQVLSSNEIHDISVAIGLEPNCQDLSNLRYGKICILADADSDGAHIATLICTLFVKHFPKLVKEGHIYVAMPPLYRVDAGKQVYYALDDGERDAIIRKIEQENKRVKIQVQRFKGLGEMNPSQLRETTMLPDTRRLIQLTLDNPLQVEQTMDMLLSKKRASDRKKWLEEKGNLANV from the coding sequence ATGAGTGATTATAATTCCTCCTCGATCGAGGTTTTAACAGGATTAGAACCTGTTAGAAAACGACCGGGTATGTACACCGAAACTGAGCGACCAAATCATCTAGCTCAAGAAGTGATTGATAATAGTGTTGATGAAGCGGTTGCGGGTCATGCAAATAAAATTAGCGTTGTTCTTTACAAAGACGGCTCTCTTTCTGTCGAAGACAATGGTCGAGGAATGCCTGTTGATATTCATGCAGGTGAAGGTCAATCAGGTGTAGAAGTGATTTTGACTAAATTACACGCTGGTGGTAAGTTTTCAAATGATTCTTATCAGTTTTCTGGTGGCTTACATGGTGTGGGTATTTCAGTGGTTAACGCCCTATCAACTTTGGTTGAGATTTGGATTAAACGTGATGCTAAAGAGCATTATATTAGCTTTGCAAGTGGGTCTAAAAAAACTGAGTTAGAAGTTATTGCAACAGTTGGAAAGCGAAATACAGGTACTAAGGTTAAATTTACACCAGATGCCCAGTTTTTTGATATGGTCAAATTTTCAGCTTCTAAACTGCGTCATAATTTACGCTCAAAAGCTGTTTTGTGCCCTGGATTAGAGGTCAATTTTTATAATGAAATTGATGATACAACTGATAAATGGATGTATCAAGAAGGTTTAAAAGACTATCTTGCAATGGCTTTAGATGGGCTTGATAACTTACCAGAAAAACCTTTTGTGGTAGATTTTACTTCTGAGGAACAACAGCTCAACTGCTCACTTGCATGGACCCAATACAATACCAATGTCGTTGCAGAAAGCTATGTCAACCTCATCCCTACTATCAATGGTGGTACTCATGTTAATGGATTGCGCTCAGGTTTAACAGATGCACTTAAAGAGTTTTGTGAATTTAGAGATCTAATTCCAAAAAACATTAAACTGACTCCAGATGATGTTTGGCAAAGAATTGCTTACGTGCTTTCAATAAAAATTTTAGATCCTCAGTTTTCAGGTCAAACTAAAGAAAGACTTTCTTCTAGAGAGTGTGCAGCTTTTGTAGCTAATGTTGCTAAAGATGCCTTTAGTTTGTGGCTTAACAAGCATACCGATGTTGCTGAACAAATTGCTCAATTGGCAATCTTAAATGCTCAAACACGCCTTAAGACTAACAAGAAAATTATTCGTAAAAAGATTGTTAGTGGTCCCGCCCTTCCTGGAAAACTCTCTGACTGCACCAGCACCGATTTAACCCAAACTGAAGTATTCTTAGTGGAAGGTGATTCAGCTGGCGGTTCTGCTAAACAAGCTCGAGATAAAGAGTATCAAGCCATCTTGCCACTCAGAGGTAAAATACTAAACACTTGGGAAGTTGATTCTGACCAAGTTTTATCTAGTAATGAAATTCATGATATTAGTGTTGCTATTGGTCTGGAGCCTAATTGTCAAGATTTATCAAATCTTAGATATGGAAAAATCTGCATCTTGGCTGATGCTGACTCTGATGGCGCTCATATTGCCACGCTCATTTGCACATTATTTGTTAAGCATTTTCCTAAATTGGTTAAAGAAGGTCACATTTATGTTGCCATGCCGCCTTTATATCGTGTCGATGCAGGTAAGCAAGTCTACTATGCTTTGGATGATGGCGAACGTGACGCAATTATTCGTAAGATTGAACAAGAGAATAAGCGTGTCAAAATTCAAGTACAGCGTTTCAAGGGGCTGGGTGAAATGAACCCTTCACAGTTAAGAGAAACAACCATGCTGCCTGATACCAGGCGTCTTATCCAGCTAACATTGGACAATCCATTGCAAGTTGAGCAAACTATGGACATGCTACTTAGTAAAAAACGCGCCAGTGATCGTAAGAAGTGGCTAGAAGAAAAAGGTAATCTTGCTAATGTCTAA
- the groL gene encoding chaperonin GroEL (60 kDa chaperone family; promotes refolding of misfolded polypeptides especially under stressful conditions; forms two stacked rings of heptamers to form a barrel-shaped 14mer; ends can be capped by GroES; misfolded proteins enter the barrel where they are refolded when GroES binds), with amino-acid sequence MSAKEIKFGSDARNLMLDGVNMLANAVKVTLGPKGRNVVLNRSFGAPTITKDGVSVAQEIELEGKFEDMGAQMVKEVASRTNEVAGDGTTTATVLAQALITEGVKAVAAGMNPMDLKRGIDKATEAAVNALRDLSQPCNDTKAIAQVGTISANSDSNVGDIIAEAMDKVGNAGVITVEEGSGFDNELDVVEGMQFERGYLSPYFVNNQDSMSADLDSPLILLNEAKISNIRDLLPSLEIAQKSGRPLLIIAEDIEGEALATLVVNNMRGIVKVAAVKTPGFGDRRKAILQDLAVLTGGMVISEEVGLSLEGISEDQLGSAKRVEIGKDETVVVDGMGKKADIDGRVKQIQAQLKTTTSDYDKEKLSERLAKLSGGVAVIKVGAATEVEMKEKKDRVDDALHATRAAVEEGVVPGGGVALVRAIAALNDLKGDNHDQDIGINITKRAMEAPLRQIVTNGGGEASVVLNEVSNGKGNFGYNAGDEVYGDMLEMGILDPTKVTRAALQHAASISGLMITTEAMITDIPQDAAPAAAGGDAMHGMM; translated from the coding sequence ATGTCAGCAAAAGAAATTAAATTTGGATCAGATGCTAGAAACTTAATGCTAGATGGCGTTAATATGCTTGCTAATGCAGTTAAAGTAACACTAGGCCCTAAGGGTAGAAACGTAGTTTTAAACAGATCATTTGGTGCACCTACCATTACTAAAGATGGTGTATCAGTTGCACAAGAAATTGAGCTTGAAGGTAAGTTTGAAGACATGGGTGCACAAATGGTTAAAGAAGTTGCTTCTAGAACCAACGAAGTTGCTGGTGATGGCACAACAACAGCAACGGTACTTGCGCAAGCGTTAATAACAGAAGGTGTTAAAGCTGTCGCTGCTGGCATGAACCCAATGGATTTAAAGCGCGGTATTGATAAAGCCACTGAAGCTGCAGTTAATGCATTACGCGATCTATCTCAGCCTTGTAATGACACAAAAGCTATTGCACAAGTAGGTACTATCTCTGCAAACTCTGACAGTAATGTTGGTGATATTATTGCTGAAGCTATGGACAAAGTAGGTAATGCTGGTGTAATTACCGTTGAAGAAGGCTCTGGCTTTGACAATGAGCTAGATGTTGTTGAAGGTATGCAATTTGAAAGAGGCTACTTATCTCCATATTTTGTCAACAATCAAGATTCAATGAGTGCAGATTTAGATTCTCCGCTGATCTTATTAAATGAAGCCAAAATCTCAAATATTAGAGACTTGCTACCATCATTAGAAATTGCTCAAAAATCTGGCAGACCTTTATTGATAATCGCCGAAGATATTGAAGGTGAGGCGCTAGCAACTCTTGTGGTTAACAATATGAGAGGAATCGTGAAAGTGGCTGCAGTTAAAACGCCAGGTTTTGGTGATCGACGTAAAGCAATTTTACAAGATTTAGCAGTTTTAACAGGCGGCATGGTGATCTCTGAAGAAGTGGGACTCTCTTTAGAAGGTATCTCTGAAGATCAGCTTGGCAGTGCTAAACGCGTAGAAATTGGTAAAGATGAGACAGTTGTTGTTGACGGTATGGGTAAAAAAGCTGATATTGATGGACGAGTTAAGCAAATTCAAGCACAACTTAAAACAACAACTTCTGATTACGATAAAGAGAAACTCTCAGAACGTTTGGCTAAACTATCTGGTGGTGTTGCAGTTATTAAAGTTGGTGCAGCAACTGAAGTTGAAATGAAAGAGAAGAAGGATCGTGTAGACGATGCACTTCATGCTACTCGTGCTGCAGTAGAAGAAGGTGTTGTTCCAGGTGGTGGTGTCGCACTAGTAAGAGCTATTGCTGCCCTAAACGACTTAAAAGGTGACAATCACGATCAAGACATTGGTATTAATATAACCAAACGCGCAATGGAAGCACCATTACGCCAAATTGTTACTAATGGCGGTGGTGAAGCTTCTGTTGTCTTAAATGAGGTTTCTAACGGTAAAGGTAACTTTGGTTACAATGCTGGTGATGAAGTTTATGGTGATATGCTTGAAATGGGTATCTTAGATCCTACTAAGGTGACTCGTGCTGCCTTACAGCATGCTGCAAGTATCTCTGGATTAATGATTACTACTGAAGCTATGATTACAGACATTCCTCAAGATGCAGCGCCTGCTGCAGCGGGTGGTGATGCAATGCATGGTATGATGTAG
- the groES gene encoding co-chaperone GroES, protein MNIRPLHDRVVVRRVEEEKTTASGLIIPDSATEKPSEGEIIAVGKGNTSDSGSIIALDVKIGDKVLFGQYAGTEIKVDGETLLVMRESDIVAVVE, encoded by the coding sequence TTGAACATCCGTCCCCTTCATGACCGCGTGGTCGTGCGAAGAGTAGAAGAAGAAAAGACAACAGCAAGTGGTCTAATTATTCCTGATTCAGCAACTGAAAAACCTTCTGAAGGTGAAATTATCGCAGTTGGTAAAGGTAACACATCCGATAGCGGCTCTATTATTGCACTAGATGTAAAAATTGGTGACAAAGTTTTATTTGGCCAATATGCCGGCACTGAAATTAAAGTTGATGGTGAAACATTATTAGTAATGCGTGAAAGCGATATTGTCGCAGTTGTCGAATAA